One Nocardia farcinica genomic region harbors:
- a CDS encoding HAD-IIIC family phosphatase, with amino-acid sequence MRPALRCLVWELDNTLWDGVVCDATSTAPRPAALRTLRVLNERGIWHAAASRSDRGLTLERLYRHGVYEMFSALEIGWGRKSASIVRIARTLGLSLDTIAYIDDEPVERAEVSRALPQVRCYAARNVDVLTALPDFRPVRRSGPHPTPPLGFDRIPAV; translated from the coding sequence ATGCGACCGGCTCTGAGATGTCTTGTCTGGGAACTGGACAACACGCTGTGGGACGGCGTCGTCTGCGACGCCACCAGCACCGCGCCCAGACCGGCCGCCCTGCGCACGCTGCGGGTCCTCAACGAGCGCGGCATCTGGCACGCCGCCGCCAGCCGCAGCGACCGCGGGCTCACCCTCGAGCGGCTCTACCGCCACGGCGTCTACGAGATGTTCTCCGCCCTCGAGATCGGCTGGGGCCGGAAATCGGCGTCGATCGTGCGGATCGCGCGCACCCTCGGCCTGAGTCTGGACACCATCGCCTACATCGACGACGAGCCGGTCGAGCGCGCCGAGGTGTCGCGGGCGTTGCCGCAGGTCCGCTGCTACGCGGCGCGCAACGTCGACGTGCTCACCGCGCTGCCGGATTTCCGCCCGGTCCGCCGCTCCGGCCCGCACCCGACACCGCCGCTCGGCTTCGATCGCATTCCGGCCGTGTAG
- a CDS encoding helix-turn-helix domain-containing protein, translated as MIAEPNDDGRVQQAVAERGPTVLRIALGGQLRKLRESRNITREAAGDAIRGSHAKISRLELGRTGFKERDIRDLLTLYGVVDPAERESFLDLARRANEPGWWHRYSDLLPQWFGQYLGLEQAAWKIRTYEAHLVPGLLQTPDYARAVLALGSDDADTDRRVDVRRRRQEILRRPEPPIVWAVLDEAALHRPVGGVQVHRAQIEHLIELAALPNVTLQVLPYSAGEHAAAGASFSILRFAEAELPDVVYLEHLTSALYLDRTQDLALYRSVMDRLSVQALAPDKSVDWLKNFAAGL; from the coding sequence ATGATCGCAGAACCCAACGACGACGGTCGTGTGCAACAAGCTGTCGCGGAACGTGGTCCGACCGTACTGCGGATCGCACTCGGCGGTCAGCTGAGGAAATTGCGGGAGAGCCGCAACATCACCCGGGAAGCGGCGGGTGACGCCATCCGCGGATCGCACGCGAAGATCAGTCGTCTGGAGTTGGGCCGCACCGGCTTCAAGGAACGCGACATCCGGGATCTGCTGACGCTCTACGGCGTGGTCGACCCCGCCGAGCGCGAATCGTTCCTGGATCTCGCGCGCCGGGCCAACGAGCCGGGGTGGTGGCATCGCTACAGCGATCTGCTGCCCCAGTGGTTCGGTCAGTATCTCGGTCTGGAACAGGCCGCGTGGAAGATCCGTACCTACGAGGCACACCTCGTGCCCGGCCTGTTGCAGACCCCCGATTACGCCCGCGCCGTGCTGGCGTTGGGCAGCGACGACGCCGACACCGATCGCCGGGTCGACGTCCGCAGGCGCAGGCAGGAGATCCTGCGCAGGCCGGAGCCGCCGATCGTGTGGGCCGTCCTCGACGAGGCGGCCCTGCACCGGCCGGTGGGCGGCGTGCAGGTGCACCGGGCGCAGATCGAGCACCTGATCGAACTCGCCGCGCTGCCCAACGTCACCTTGCAGGTGTTGCCCTACTCGGCGGGTGAGCACGCCGCCGCGGGGGCGTCGTTCAGCATTCTGCGCTTCGCCGAGGCGGAACTGCCCGACGTCGTGTACCTCGAACACCTGACCAGTGCCCTGTATCTGGATCGTACGCAGGACTTGGCGCTGTACCGGTCGGTGATGGACCGCCTGAGCGTCCAGGCGCTGGCGCCCGACAAGTCGGTGGACTGGTTGAAGAACTTCGCCGCCGGCTTGTAG
- a CDS encoding sigma-70 family RNA polymerase sigma factor: MDEPQQLAGRFERQRGRLLGLAYRMLGGMSEAEDAVQEAWLRLSRADTADVVNLDAWLTTVVSRICLDMLRTRGARREEPLDAATALLRPAPDRAPEEEAALVDSVGRALLVVLDRLGPDERVAFVLHDLFAVPFEQIAPIVDRSAATTKKLASRARARVRGEQTAADPDLPHHRAVVQAFLDAARGGDIAALLRVLAPEVVRTADPAALPAGAAPVVRGADAVVRETLLLRTRAAAADLALVDGRVGMVVAPAGRLLLALRITVADGRVAGYEVVAEPARLARLSLAVLD, translated from the coding sequence GTGGACGAGCCGCAGCAGCTGGCCGGGCGCTTCGAACGGCAGCGCGGGCGGCTGCTCGGCCTCGCCTACCGCATGCTCGGCGGGATGAGCGAGGCCGAGGACGCGGTCCAGGAGGCCTGGCTGCGGCTGTCCCGCGCCGACACCGCCGACGTGGTGAACCTGGACGCCTGGCTCACCACGGTGGTGTCCCGGATTTGCCTGGACATGCTGCGCACCCGGGGCGCGCGGCGCGAGGAACCCCTCGACGCGGCTACCGCACTGCTGCGGCCCGCCCCCGACCGCGCACCGGAAGAGGAAGCGGCACTGGTGGATTCCGTGGGCCGCGCGCTGCTGGTGGTCCTGGACCGGCTCGGCCCCGACGAGCGGGTCGCCTTCGTGCTGCACGATCTGTTCGCCGTGCCGTTCGAGCAGATCGCGCCGATCGTGGACCGCAGCGCGGCCACCACGAAGAAGCTGGCGAGCCGGGCCAGGGCGCGGGTGCGCGGCGAGCAGACCGCGGCCGACCCGGATCTCCCCCACCATCGCGCCGTGGTGCAGGCCTTCCTCGACGCCGCCCGCGGCGGTGACATCGCCGCGCTGCTGCGCGTCCTGGCGCCCGAGGTGGTGCGCACCGCCGATCCCGCCGCGCTGCCCGCCGGTGCGGCGCCGGTCGTCCGCGGCGCCGACGCCGTCGTGCGCGAGACGCTGCTGCTGCGCACCCGCGCCGCGGCCGCCGATCTGGCCCTGGTGGACGGCCGGGTGGGCATGGTCGTCGCCCCCGCGGGCCGGCTGCTGCTTGCCCTGCGGATCACCGTGGCCGACGGCCGGGTCGCCGGCTACGAGGTGGTGGCCGAGCCGGCCCGGCTGGCGCGGCTCTCCCTCGCGGTGCTCGACTGA
- a CDS encoding acyl-CoA synthetase — protein sequence MVTDVLDVTADLPISRQAVWDLLREPQTYPRVFPGVGACDPLESVGGHTMLRLRVGTAAAGIRLHTVQLRVGRWYESLELVCPALGSFASVRLLGDERRTRVTVTLFAPGRMHPAIERSTNAAIAAWTERGLRRIADLVRGTPTSTVVNGENSPVRRRAEVLRQMVGTGVVPTTRPDIGLRQLRMLSEWGFNMAGGYAAGAVFDPARTALVDEHGTATFADVHERTTAIAGALGELGLRAGDAVGLLARNHRGMVETIVAAGKLGVDVALLNTGLPARRIEEVVQRDKLTALFVDDEFDHLVQYLHADLPRYATEATAVPGRITLDDLAGMGHTRFRKPTRPGKLIVLTSGTSGTPKGARRPHPKGFSTVAALLSRIPLGMDETMLIPAPLFHTWGLAALQLSTALRSTVVLPRHFDAEQCLRLIADHRVSTLIAVPIMVHRILELPAHVRARYDTSSLRVVASCGAPLAAHTVLGFMDAYGEILYNVYGSTEVSWATIADPADLLAAPTTAGTPPLGTKVAVLGPDHRPVPVGATGHVFVSNHMLFDGYVNSAPPDEADGMLDTGDLGYLDATGRLFIAGRDDEMIISGGENVFPRPVEEALAYLPQVREVAVVGVPDPEYGQRLAAFVVKREGTGLDSDMVRTYIRNRLSRFSVPRDVTFLSALPRGDTGKILKRLLTGEAGGEDLHPIIGTIAPNP from the coding sequence GTGGTTACCGATGTCCTCGATGTGACCGCGGATCTGCCCATCTCCCGCCAGGCGGTGTGGGATCTGCTCCGCGAACCGCAGACCTATCCTCGTGTCTTTCCCGGTGTGGGCGCCTGCGATCCCCTGGAATCGGTGGGCGGCCACACGATGCTGCGCCTGCGCGTCGGCACCGCCGCCGCGGGCATCCGCCTGCACACCGTCCAGCTCCGCGTCGGACGCTGGTACGAGAGCCTGGAGCTGGTGTGCCCGGCGCTGGGCAGCTTCGCGTCGGTGCGGCTGCTCGGCGACGAGCGCCGCACCCGCGTCACCGTGACACTCTTCGCGCCCGGCCGCATGCACCCGGCGATCGAGCGCTCCACCAACGCCGCCATCGCCGCCTGGACCGAACGCGGCCTGCGGCGCATCGCCGACCTGGTGCGCGGCACGCCGACCTCCACGGTGGTCAACGGCGAGAACTCCCCGGTCCGCCGGCGCGCCGAAGTGCTGCGCCAGATGGTCGGCACCGGTGTCGTGCCCACCACGCGACCCGACATCGGGCTCCGGCAGCTGCGCATGCTCTCCGAGTGGGGATTCAACATGGCGGGCGGGTACGCGGCGGGCGCGGTGTTCGACCCGGCCCGGACCGCCCTGGTCGACGAGCACGGCACCGCCACCTTCGCCGACGTGCACGAGCGGACCACCGCGATCGCGGGCGCGCTCGGCGAACTGGGCCTGCGCGCGGGCGACGCGGTCGGCCTGCTGGCCCGCAACCACCGTGGCATGGTCGAAACCATCGTGGCGGCCGGGAAACTCGGTGTCGACGTCGCGCTGCTCAACACGGGACTGCCCGCCCGTCGCATCGAGGAGGTGGTGCAGCGCGACAAGCTCACCGCGCTGTTCGTCGACGACGAGTTCGACCATCTGGTCCAGTACCTACACGCCGACCTGCCGCGCTACGCCACCGAGGCCACCGCGGTCCCGGGCCGGATCACCCTCGACGATCTGGCGGGCATGGGCCACACCCGGTTCCGCAAACCCACCCGGCCCGGCAAGCTGATCGTGCTCACCTCCGGCACCTCGGGCACCCCCAAGGGCGCGCGACGTCCGCATCCCAAGGGCTTCAGCACCGTCGCCGCGCTGCTCTCCCGCATCCCACTGGGCATGGACGAGACCATGCTCATCCCGGCGCCGTTGTTCCACACCTGGGGCCTGGCCGCGCTGCAACTGAGCACCGCGCTGCGCTCGACGGTGGTGCTGCCGCGGCACTTCGACGCCGAGCAGTGCCTGCGGCTCATCGCCGACCACCGGGTCAGCACGCTCATCGCCGTGCCGATCATGGTGCACCGCATCCTGGAACTGCCCGCACACGTGCGCGCCCGCTACGACACCTCCAGCCTGCGGGTGGTCGCCAGCTGCGGAGCGCCGCTGGCCGCGCACACGGTGCTCGGCTTCATGGACGCCTACGGCGAGATCCTCTACAACGTCTACGGCTCCACGGAGGTCTCCTGGGCCACCATCGCCGATCCGGCCGACCTGCTCGCCGCCCCCACGACCGCGGGCACACCCCCGCTGGGCACCAAGGTCGCCGTGCTCGGACCCGACCACCGCCCGGTGCCCGTCGGCGCCACCGGGCACGTGTTCGTGAGCAATCACATGCTCTTCGACGGCTACGTCAACTCCGCCCCGCCCGACGAGGCCGACGGCATGCTCGACACCGGCGATCTCGGCTATCTCGACGCCACCGGACGGCTGTTCATCGCGGGCCGCGACGACGAGATGATCATCTCCGGCGGGGAGAACGTCTTCCCCCGCCCCGTGGAGGAGGCGCTGGCCTACCTGCCGCAGGTGCGCGAGGTCGCGGTGGTCGGCGTGCCGGACCCGGAGTACGGCCAGCGGCTGGCGGCGTTCGTGGTGAAAAGGGAAGGCACCGGACTGGATTCGGACATGGTGCGCACCTACATCCGCAACCGGCTGAGTCGGTTCTCGGTGCCGCGCGACGTCACCTTCCTCAGCGCGCTTCCCCGCGGTGACACCGGCAAGATCCTCAAGCGCCTGCTCACCGGCGAGGCCGGAGGCGAGGATCTGCACCCGATCATCGGGACGATCGCCCCGAACCCCTGA
- a CDS encoding acyl-CoA carboxylase subunit beta, with the protein MSGTREKLDQLLGILELAEEPAGEAGIAKRKAKEIPSARERVRMLLDKGTFVEIGKLVRQPGSGDAMYGDGVVTGRGYIDGRPVVVIAHDQTVHGGSVGEMFGRKVAAAMEFAYQNACPVIAINDSGGARIQDAVTSLAWYALMCRRQEDLSGYVPQIAVMLGKCAAGSVYGPVNMDVLVATEKSYMFVTGPEVIKAVTGETVSAEELGGAAVQAENGTVHHVASTEQAAFDWVRDYLSYLPSSCLEQPPVVNPGLEPEITDHDRELDSIIPDSDKVGYDMHEILLRIFDDGQLHEIGAATAGNLITAFARVDGRPIGVIANQPQVLGGALDAQCSDKATHFIRLCDAFGLPLVFVVDTPGVLPGIEEERNGVIKRGGRFFRAVIEATVPIVTVVTRKAYGGGYAVMGCKQLGADVSFAWPTARIAVMGAESMVGIIGRKKLAETPADQREVVRQQMIDFYNATMATPWIAAERGYIDAVIEPSQTRLEIRKALRMLRDKNPRPRHNPRKHSLFPV; encoded by the coding sequence ATGAGCGGTACGCGAGAGAAGCTGGATCAGCTACTGGGGATCCTGGAACTCGCCGAGGAACCTGCCGGAGAAGCCGGCATCGCGAAACGCAAAGCCAAGGAGATACCGAGCGCTCGCGAGCGCGTGCGCATGCTGCTGGACAAGGGCACGTTCGTCGAGATCGGAAAACTGGTGCGCCAGCCGGGATCCGGCGACGCCATGTACGGCGACGGCGTGGTCACCGGCCGGGGCTACATCGACGGCAGGCCGGTGGTGGTGATCGCCCACGATCAGACCGTGCACGGCGGGTCGGTGGGCGAGATGTTCGGTCGCAAGGTGGCCGCGGCGATGGAGTTCGCCTACCAGAACGCCTGCCCGGTCATCGCCATCAACGACTCCGGCGGCGCCCGCATCCAGGATGCGGTCACCTCGCTGGCCTGGTACGCGCTGATGTGCCGTCGGCAGGAGGATCTGTCCGGCTACGTCCCGCAGATCGCCGTCATGCTCGGCAAGTGCGCCGCGGGCTCGGTGTACGGGCCGGTCAACATGGACGTGCTGGTCGCCACCGAGAAGTCCTACATGTTCGTCACCGGCCCCGAGGTGATCAAGGCGGTCACCGGGGAGACGGTCAGCGCGGAGGAACTCGGCGGCGCGGCGGTGCAGGCCGAGAACGGCACCGTGCACCACGTCGCGTCCACGGAGCAGGCCGCTTTCGACTGGGTGCGCGACTACCTGAGCTACCTGCCGTCGAGTTGCCTCGAGCAGCCGCCGGTGGTCAACCCGGGTCTCGAGCCCGAGATCACCGACCACGATCGCGAGCTGGACTCGATCATCCCGGACTCGGACAAGGTCGGCTACGACATGCACGAGATCCTGCTGCGCATCTTCGACGACGGTCAGCTGCACGAGATCGGCGCGGCCACCGCGGGCAACCTCATCACCGCCTTCGCCCGGGTGGACGGCCGCCCCATCGGGGTGATCGCCAATCAGCCGCAGGTGCTCGGCGGGGCGCTCGACGCGCAGTGCTCGGACAAGGCCACCCACTTCATCCGGCTCTGCGACGCCTTCGGCCTGCCGCTGGTGTTCGTGGTCGACACCCCCGGCGTGCTGCCCGGTATCGAGGAGGAGCGCAACGGCGTCATCAAGCGGGGCGGCCGGTTCTTCCGGGCGGTGATCGAGGCGACCGTGCCCATCGTCACCGTGGTGACCCGCAAGGCCTACGGCGGCGGTTACGCGGTGATGGGGTGCAAGCAGCTCGGCGCCGATGTCAGCTTCGCCTGGCCCACCGCCCGCATCGCGGTGATGGGCGCGGAGAGCATGGTCGGCATCATCGGCCGCAAGAAGCTCGCCGAGACGCCCGCCGACCAGCGCGAGGTCGTGCGGCAGCAGATGATCGATTTCTACAACGCCACCATGGCCACCCCGTGGATCGCGGCCGAGCGCGGCTACATCGACGCGGTGATCGAACCGTCCCAGACCCGGCTCGAGATCCGCAAGGCACTGCGGATGCTGCGCGACAAGAATCCGCGGCCGCGCCACAATCCGCGCAAGCACAGCCTTTTCCCGGTGTAA
- a CDS encoding NAD(P)H-binding protein produces the protein MDVVIAGGHGKIALLLAEQLTANGHRVRSLIRNPEHTGDVVATGAEPVLLDLEQADVTAVAAALAGADAAVFAAGAGPGSGAARKYTVDRDGSVLLAEAAQRAGVRRFVQISAMGTGAPPAPGTDEVWAAYLDAKTQAEDDLRSRDLDWTVLRPGRLVDTVSSGSVTLSTGRVGRDSIARADVAAVIAALLPAANTVHTTLELVAGVTPISEAVAAISN, from the coding sequence ATGGACGTGGTGATCGCAGGCGGACACGGCAAGATCGCGCTGCTGCTGGCCGAGCAGCTGACGGCGAACGGGCATCGGGTGCGCAGCCTGATCCGCAACCCCGAGCACACCGGTGACGTCGTGGCGACCGGCGCGGAGCCGGTGCTGCTCGACCTCGAACAGGCCGACGTCACCGCGGTGGCCGCCGCCCTCGCCGGCGCCGACGCGGCGGTCTTCGCGGCCGGCGCGGGACCGGGCAGCGGTGCGGCCCGCAAATACACCGTCGACCGGGACGGTTCGGTCCTGCTCGCGGAGGCGGCCCAGCGCGCCGGAGTGCGGCGCTTCGTGCAGATCTCGGCGATGGGCACCGGTGCGCCACCGGCACCGGGAACGGACGAGGTGTGGGCGGCCTATCTCGACGCCAAGACCCAGGCCGAAGACGATCTGCGGTCAAGGGATCTGGACTGGACGGTGCTGCGGCCGGGCCGCCTGGTCGACACGGTCTCCAGCGGTTCGGTCACGCTCAGCACCGGACGGGTGGGTCGCGACAGTATCGCTCGCGCGGACGTCGCCGCCGTCATCGCCGCGTTGCTGCCCGCAGCGAACACCGTGCACACCACACTCGAGCTGGTAGCGGGCGTCACACCGATTTCCGAGGCCGTCGCAGCAATCAGTAACTGA
- a CDS encoding helix-turn-helix domain-containing protein: MILGGRLRRLRESRGISREDAGEAIRGSHSKISRLELGRTGFRERDLVDLLTLYGVEDETERAEFLTLARQANASGWWHHDSDWLPKWFDTYLGLEQGARLIRCYEPRAVPELLQTADYARALLTLAHPDEPADAIERRVALRMRRQHILDRTDPPQVWLIVEEAALRRPIGGSAVWRDQLDRLLEALDRPNITLQVLPDHVGGPALADGAFTVLRFTEADLPDIVYLQQLTGALYLDKESDLSAYRAVANMLSVHASPPQYTKGLLEALRLRQPATVDEPLGR, translated from the coding sequence ATGATTCTCGGCGGCAGGCTGCGGCGGCTGCGCGAGAGCCGCGGCATCTCGCGCGAGGACGCCGGCGAGGCGATCCGCGGATCGCACTCGAAGATCAGCCGGCTGGAGCTGGGTCGCACCGGTTTTCGCGAACGCGATCTGGTCGACCTGCTCACGCTCTACGGCGTCGAGGACGAGACCGAGCGCGCGGAGTTCCTCACGCTGGCCAGGCAGGCCAATGCCTCGGGCTGGTGGCACCACGACTCGGACTGGCTGCCCAAGTGGTTCGACACCTATCTCGGCCTGGAGCAGGGCGCGCGGCTGATTCGCTGCTACGAGCCACGGGCGGTCCCGGAACTGTTGCAGACCGCCGACTACGCGCGCGCCCTGCTGACCCTGGCACACCCCGACGAACCCGCCGACGCGATCGAGCGCCGCGTCGCGTTGCGCATGCGCAGGCAGCACATCCTGGATCGGACCGACCCGCCGCAGGTGTGGTTGATCGTGGAGGAAGCCGCGCTACGCAGGCCGATCGGCGGGTCGGCCGTGTGGCGCGACCAGCTCGATCGGCTGCTCGAGGCCCTGGACCGACCGAACATCACCCTGCAGGTGCTGCCCGACCACGTCGGCGGACCGGCCCTCGCCGACGGCGCCTTCACCGTGCTGCGCTTCACCGAGGCCGACCTGCCCGACATCGTCTACCTCCAGCAGCTCACCGGCGCGCTGTACCTGGACAAGGAGTCGGACCTGTCCGCCTATCGCGCGGTCGCGAACATGCTCTCGGTGCACGCGTCGCCGCCGCAGTACACCAAGGGCCTGCTAGAGGCGCTACGGCTGCGCCAGCCCGCCACCGTGGACGAGCCGCTGGGCCGCTGA
- a CDS encoding DUF2599 domain-containing protein codes for MTLRRPAGRRAAAVLAPLALAALLTGCGDDQPAAAPPATATTPRPPTTATPPPVAALPTIDPYADVPLIDRVEWTDTVDGDRLLVVPTRAGRDTTFPGAENRAWAEIVALSPAADSPGMRDQFVCHWHWARLVQPDKPSWNLEPWRPAVGYQETVRASCNPGGPER; via the coding sequence GTGACACTTCGGAGACCGGCGGGCAGGCGCGCGGCGGCGGTCCTGGCCCCGCTGGCGCTGGCCGCCCTCCTCACCGGTTGCGGCGACGACCAGCCCGCCGCCGCTCCCCCGGCCACCGCCACCACCCCGCGTCCGCCGACCACCGCCACACCGCCGCCGGTCGCCGCACTGCCGACGATCGATCCCTACGCGGACGTCCCGCTGATCGATCGGGTGGAGTGGACCGACACGGTCGACGGCGACCGGCTGCTGGTCGTGCCGACCCGGGCGGGCCGGGACACCACCTTCCCCGGCGCGGAGAACCGCGCCTGGGCCGAGATCGTCGCGCTCTCCCCGGCGGCCGACAGCCCCGGCATGCGCGACCAGTTCGTCTGCCACTGGCACTGGGCGCGGCTGGTGCAGCCGGACAAACCGAGCTGGAACCTGGAACCCTGGCGCCCGGCGGTCGGGTATCAGGAGACCGTGCGGGCCTCCTGCAATCCCGGCGGACCCGAGCGCTGA